A genomic region of Candidatus Syntrophosphaera sp. contains the following coding sequences:
- a CDS encoding thymidine kinase, which translates to MNIINQKTGWIEVICGSMFSGKTEELIRRIRRAEYARQPLLVFKPAIDKRYDANNIVSHSQMQAPSIPINTPAEIYEYLKDEIKIVAIDEAQFFDESIVDVCDDLADKGFRVIVAGLDQDYTGKPFASMPQLLAIAEYVTKNLA; encoded by the coding sequence GTGAATATCATAAATCAAAAGACTGGCTGGATAGAAGTTATCTGCGGCAGCATGTTCAGCGGCAAGACGGAGGAACTGATCCGCCGCATTCGCCGCGCTGAATATGCCCGCCAGCCTTTGCTGGTCTTCAAACCGGCGATCGACAAACGCTATGATGCCAATAACATAGTTTCGCATTCGCAGATGCAGGCGCCCTCGATTCCGATCAATACGCCAGCGGAGATTTATGAATACCTAAAGGACGAGATCAAGATCGTGGCCATTGACGAAGCCCAGTTCTTTGACGAATCGATCGTGGATGTCTGCGACGACCTTGCGGATAAAGGATTCCGGGTGATAGTCGCCGGGCTGGACCAGGATTACACCGGCAAACCCTTTGCCAGCATGCCCCAGCTTCTGGCCATCGCCGAATACGTGACCAAAAACCTGGC